The DNA window GCGCTGCGTGAGCGCGGGCTGGTGCCGGTGGAGTCGGCCGACGACGATCCGGCGGCCGTGGTGCAGGGGTACGGCGGGCCCGATCTGGCGTGGGGCCGGTTCGCGGAGGCGTCGTACGCCGTGGCGCGCGGCGTGCCGTGGTTCGCGTCCAACACCGACCTGACGATTCCCGGTGCGCGGGGGATCGCGCCGGGCAACGGTGCGGCGGTGGAGGTCGTACGGATCGCCACGGGCGCCGAGCCGCGGGTGGCCGGCAAGCCGCTGCCGCCGATGCACCGGGAGACGATTCTGCGCACCGGCGCGGAGCGGCCGCTGGTGGTCGGGGACCGGCTGGACACCGACATCGAGGGCGCGAACGTGGGCGGTGTCGACTCGCTGCTCGTACTGACCGGGGTGACGGACGCCGCGCAGCTGCTGGCGGCGGCGCCGAAGTACCGGCCGACGTATGTGGACGCGGACCTGCGCGGGCTGCTCACCGGGCAGCCGGAAGTGGCGGAAGCGGCCGGGGCCGACGGCGGGTTCGTGTGCGGCGGGTGGACCGCGGCCGTACGCGACGGTGAGCTGGTCGCCGAGGGTGAGGGCGCGGCGCTGGACGGGCTGCGGGCGCTGTGCGCGGCGGCCTGGACGTACGCCGGCGACGGGACGTGCGGGCTGGACGCGGACAAGGCGCTGACCAGGGTGGGATTTTAGGGGGAGGGCGCGAGCCGGGGGCCGGGGAATCGTTGGGCCCGCGGCCGTGTGGCGCGATGCGAGGGTAGGCTAACCTAACTCCGTGTTGGTCGAGAGTTCCCCCAAGCAGAGCGCGGCGCAGGCCCCGGAGGCCGCTCCCGCGTCCCCCAAACGCAACGCCTGGCGCGCCGTCGGACTGCTCGTCTCCGTCGGCGTACTGCTGCTGGTCGTGCTCGCGAGCATCGCGATCGGCGCCAAACCGCTTGCTGTGGGCGACGTGTGGCACGGCCTGTTCCATGCCTCCGGCACCGGCAACGACGTGATCGTCCGGGATGTGCGGGTGCCCCGCACGATCCTGGGCGTGCTCGTGGGCGTGGCTCTCGGACTCTCGGGCGCGGTCATGCAGGGGCTCACCCGCAACCCGCTCGCGGAGCCGGGCATCCTGGGCGTGAACGCGGGGGCCGCCGCCGCCGTCGTCTCCGCCATCAGCTTTCTCGGTATCACCTCGTTGACCGGATATGTCTGGTTCTCGTTCGCCGGTGCGGGAGTTGTGTCCGTACTGGTCTACGTCCTGGGCGGGAGCCGGGGCGCGACACCCGTGCGGCTCGCGCTCGCCGGGACCGCCGCGACGGCCGCGCTCTACGGTTACGTCAACGCCGTACAGCTGATGGACTCCGCCGCGCTGGAGCAGATTCGTTTCTGGACCGTCGGCTCGCT is part of the Streptomyces agglomeratus genome and encodes:
- a CDS encoding HAD-IIA family hydrolase, giving the protein MSQRTRTRPDASARALREAYDTALLDLDGVVYAGGEAIAHAVDALGVARDGGMHLAYVTNNALRTPDAVAEHLTELGVPAEASDVITSAQAVARLIADQVPAGSRVLVVGGDGLRVALRERGLVPVESADDDPAAVVQGYGGPDLAWGRFAEASYAVARGVPWFASNTDLTIPGARGIAPGNGAAVEVVRIATGAEPRVAGKPLPPMHRETILRTGAERPLVVGDRLDTDIEGANVGGVDSLLVLTGVTDAAQLLAAAPKYRPTYVDADLRGLLTGQPEVAEAAGADGGFVCGGWTAAVRDGELVAEGEGAALDGLRALCAAAWTYAGDGTCGLDADKALTRVGF
- a CDS encoding FecCD family ABC transporter permease, producing the protein MVESSPKQSAAQAPEAAPASPKRNAWRAVGLLVSVGVLLLVVLASIAIGAKPLAVGDVWHGLFHASGTGNDVIVRDVRVPRTILGVLVGVALGLSGAVMQGLTRNPLAEPGILGVNAGAAAAVVSAISFLGITSLTGYVWFSFAGAGVVSVLVYVLGGSRGATPVRLALAGTAATAALYGYVNAVQLMDSAALEQIRFWTVGSLASADMVIIGKVWPFIAVGVVLALLIARPLNAMEMGEDTARALGAHLTRTRVLAMVAVTLLCGAATAACGPIVFIGLMVPHLVRTLTGPDMRWILPYAAVLSPVLLLGSDVIGRVVARPSELQVGIVTALVGGPVFIHLVRRRKMAQL